ttagttgagtggtcgcaagtgcgactaccagaCAAagggactcgggttcgattcccgagtcgggcatggtaggtacctattgctgggcttttttcggcatttcgaaaatttcttaatagtagcacggagtctggaattgtacccagtatatggcaataggcttaccccctattacatgggacttataacatgaatggtgaaaagtgtgcaACTTTTTGTATTCTATAGTCAATTTATTtaggaaagctataggctataaaacatcacgctacaatcaataggaggcgagcagagtgggtgaaactaCTGAAATAGCTAGTTAGTCACCCAAAAACCTAGATAGAACGAAAACAGAGAGATCTAGCCAATAATTTAGACAAAACTGATACtcattcaatataatattatcattattgcATCCAATAGTTCCTTGTAAGTGCTCTGTCCACCCACGTTTGGTTTAGAGTCGTAAATACTTGGGAGTATCCAATGCGCTTCCTGATTTTACGAAAATTCATTGTTTACTgactaaatattgtattttcatttaatataatatgtggaATTGTCGTATCTAAATGCTTGTGATAGtccataacaatttttttatgggggagtaaaatcattcaatgacttctcccgcctcgggtgAGTGTGctggagggagtgtcagactcttactgactaaaaaccaccccgttcttactcctgcttttcgagccggagccccggtaaacccgctaggtagtccgcagctccggatagtccATAGCAGTGACTTATAGACTGGACCTTTATCATGGACTTTTtggagtagacggatcacctgatggtaagcaatcgccgcccgaaacatcagaggcgttacaagtgcgttaccggccttttgggttaggaatttaagggttgttggggaattggggattgggaagagagaattaggtctccggtaacctcactcacacaacgtagcaagcgttgtttcacgtcggttgtctgctccgtcgtggtatcactccggtcgatggTCAATCATTACTCgactacttataatatttatttagataggtacttacttcAATATCCACCAATatgttgataattataatttataattataatcaaaatcaTCATGTCATCAGAATTAATTGGGAGAAAGTTAAGTTGGTGGGCAATAGTGAAtacttattatagaaaaaaagagaagagcaattaaaaataattattaaatatttgtagtttTGAGTTTTGATATttgagttttattaattaatgaattccGTTATcaatcgtgagacatactaaattaactaaaaatcatggttaaGTCACGTAAAGTTAATGgaaaaaaagctctactagtttcgaattagtaggtttttttttgttttttgagggggaaaatcatccaatgacttctcccgccttgggtgaggcgagagggagtgtcagacccttactgactaaaaaccaccccgttccttctcctgcttttcgatccggagccccggtaaacccgctaggtagtccgcagctccggatcagtcatcgccgtctgcgcacgctgctcatgatgaagagtccctctgtgactcgaaactagtagagcctttctctattaatttacgtgaggaaactgtgattattaataataacagcGTTTCGGTAGTTTTTTTGAAAAGGTTTTGGTGGTAGACTCTGTTTGGAGTCATGTCGTGTTGGGTAAAGTAGTATTTGACTTTTCAATCATGCAGTTTCTTAGAAATAACTGTTTTTTAATGCcctaagggtgattttccaccagagatgtgctatgctacgttgctgtggatgcgtttggcttccaccaatcatattcattggtacacgtagcttagcactggtggaaacagactcagttaagctatgttttttatattatggaaagatgcgtgctatggatggctttctaTCGATAAGTACATCGTATACTGAAGccgcgcatcttcctcgcacagctacatatcttTAATATCAAgtgaaacggtcacatagtttcatgcTATTACATCtccgtagtatagctacatagcacatctctggtggaaaagcaccctaatattGAAAAgttacatcatcagcctataaatggccactgctgaccaaaggcctcttctcacacggagaaggtttgagcattaatcaccacggttgctcaatgcgggttggcgatttcaaacttgtaatcagaaattataagcctaggtttccttcaccgttagtcagtggtgtctaaataatcttagaaagtacatataactcggaaaaagtcacattgggaCTTACCGTTGGTggacttttttaaatttttttattaaacctgAGAATCGAATACAAGACCCTTTGCACCACAGTCGTactttgcaaccactcggctcACAAGCCAGTCAACCCATTAAAGTTTTCCTAAAACGCACACCAATCAAAATCCAGTCCTTACCGACTGTCGCTTGACCCGATAACCCGAGACCCGGATATAAGTTTCCGAgcaaacaataacattttatgagCACGATCTACTATCATGTTTAACTATCTTATACTTTGTGATGTTTAGCAACTAAGTTAGAAGTCCCATTGTcaatttagaatttaattatttgagaaaggaaagtcatcaaatgacttctttGACCGCCctgggcgagagggagagtcagactcttactgactaaacaccaccccgttcctacttttgcaaAGAGTGGGAGCCCCGCTAATCCTTAAGTTCCAGTTGGCTTGACTGACACATTTTTGATAATTAAcccatttcaataaaatttaaatattattaataccatcaaaaacattctgtaaaaaaatccaagtctcgcacctcatcagtttttctaccgtaaaaagttgtgagatccatgtaataccaagtcggttattttatttagtccctacttaagagactttctgtcttaagttattatgtaaattgttataatatcaatattacatttattttacgttttaaataaaatagatcgacttggccaattaactccccttcccaatcttcccaatctccgattcctcaataaccctttaaattcctaactcccaaaaagccgacaacgcacttgtaacacttctgatgtttcgggtgtccatgggcggcggcgattacttaccatcaggtgacccgtctgctcgtttaccggtgtgttccataaaaaaacctgaAACACCAGATTATTGCGGGTTaagaattttaagggttgttggggtatcggggattgggaagaggggtaagtaggtcttcggtaacctcacacaacgtatgcgttgtttcacgcctattttcttttttgtgagGTCATGGTGTTActtcggttgagccggcccattcgtacagAAGCTGactggctcttccacacttgaaGACGTCTGATAGGGGAGAATAGAAGAAGACATATCGCGGATGAACTccacagttcatccgtgatcatagcgcttgcaacagtgccgaaatatcggaaactcatagacataaataaacatggtaaatatcccgtctcaagttctaatgatagtgttagtgaccatgtcagtttaaaaacttataacttcTTCTGTGTAGACTAGTACTTCTACAAAACCCTGCACAATATGATTTAGTATCGATACAGAATCAAAGCGAGATGTATCGATGTATTGTAATCGGTTGAAACGATTGATCGATACTGTTGATTCGCTGTCGACTGCACCATTTCTGAtcaaatctttattttgtttcattgttcACGATTTACGTATTTATCTTGCTatgtttaaaatagtttttcataaataaaacttagagtgaaataatcaataaacaatgtatgaatgtgatggaagctaaagaagtatgtaaggagcgtagtaggtggcgctctgtagtttctgtataccatcagatgtatgaatgtgatggaagctaaagaagtatgtaaggagcgcagtaggtggcgctctgtagtttctgtataccatcagatgtatgaatgtgatggaagctaaagaagtatgtaaggagcgtagtaggtggcgctctgtagtttctgtataccatcagatgtatgaatgtgatggaagctaaagaagtatgtaaggagcgtagtaggtggcgctctgtagtttctgtataccatcagatgtatgaatgtgatggaagctaaagaagtatgtaaggagcgtagtaggtggcgctctgtagtttctgtataccatcagatgtatgaatgtgatggaagctaaagaagtatgcaaggagcgtagtaggtggcgctctgtagtttctgtataccatcagatgtatgaatgtggtggaagctaaagaagtatgtaaggagcgtagtaggtggcgctctgtagtttctgtataccatcagatgtatgaatgtgatggaagctaaagaagtatgtaaggagcgtagtaggtggcgctctgtagtttctgtataccatcagatgtatgaatgtgatggaagctaaagaagtatgtaaggagcgcagtaggtggcgctctgtagtttctgtataccatgtATCAGAGTATATTTCTGCAATTAAAAAGCTTACAATTATACACACAATTCTCCAATTACTACAtcaaaaaatgacaaaaaattACCTCaaaaatcgaacccgacaccgcTCAGTAGCTATCACAAACGAGGCGAGTCGAGCATAGACCAATATGACATTCCTAAATCAGCGGGAATCGGAAACTAAAGTCAAATACACGATACATATGCATAGACGTGTGACCGCAGATCAAGGTACACCAAATCACCAAAAAAACTTATCCAATTATCAACCTTAACTTAAAGATATAAGGGTGGATATGGAATGGAGGTGTGGAGTGTAAAGTATAGCTTGTTGTGCCGGCGTCCTTAGCATgctaaacaagtttttttttgtgggcaGGCGACCAAAGGTGGTCGTTTTTTTGGTCGCTTTTTTACGGCCGGTCGGAATTAGGGGTCCCCTAGTTAGTTtggttaatattaatttgttacacCTTGTTTGTGTTATTCGGTTTGTTCTGctctgttttttttctttaatagagagagttatttaattttgcggtttttaaaagtaggtattttGATTGGATTTTGGTAATTGGGGGGTTTTGAAGTTAGTGTTGGGGGATTGTAGTGATATGATtatgtgtgatttttttttaattggacaGGATTTTTGGTTTTTGCAAATATGTGTCCATAAAAATATAGTGTTTTTTAAGTGTGAGACAGCCATGCTTAGgcacgtatgggccggctcaattggagtgataccacggccgagcagaaaaccgacgtgaaacaactcttgtgttgtgtgagtgaggttaccggaggcccaattaacccccttcccaatctctaattccccaacaacccttaaattcctaaccgccaaaaggccagcaacgcacttgtaacgcctctgctgtttcgggtgtccataggcagcggcgattgcttaccatcaggtaatccgtatgctcgtttgcctctaattcattaaaaaaaataccaattaaatgaaatatacaGAACCCACATACTCCAAAAAAATGTAACACTTGACAACTCGTTCAACATTTTTTCTCCTCGACCGATTGTAAGAATTTTGTTAAACACAACTCCGGGACAACACTAAAAtttgtcaaaaaaatataaaaaaatcaaaataaaaagaacgaAACTACAAAATTACTCGTTGCCTTACCGATTTCGAACGAAAACATGCACGCTTTGCCGctcaatttgacgtttcttaAAAATGACAGTGACATATGTCAgatttagggttttttttaggttattagtttatttgttCGCGTTCTTTTTTAAGGGTTTTTCTTAATCAGCTAAGTGCTGATTGATATTTCTCAGGCAAAAAGGCTGGAATTCATTTTTGTACACGTTAACAATTCATTTTGAACTCTTATAAAGTCAAACATTAATctattactagtggtcgcctagtggttgaaattcaaccatatacgatttaatttacaataccacttaacatacgttcaaggataatttttatttaactcaaactcaaacaaactcttttataaaaatctattcatatgagacgtcaatatcatcgcaatgtctatcgattttgacgtttttacgaatacgatcagatactatgcatgtgtgtgtaatgttttatttattgatttaatgtactttataagcattatttttgaaaaatattagcgtcctgcacttctcctacacataaactataagtgtaccaaattttatgctcctacgtccgcgcaattttcgtaaatagcggtccaaagtttttgcatcacgtattaatatatagatataaaaataagtcgggttttccttcctgacgctataactccagaacgtacgaaccgatttcaacggttttgcattcgttggaaaggtctcgggctccgtgaggtttatagcaacaagaaaattcaggatttttttaaagagaaaagcaggaaaacagggaaaattattggtggcgaaacggagttcgccgggtttgctagtcaaTTAATAAATTGGGGATAACTTGATATGCTATTTCAGGACAATACAAAGAATTGGACATCAAATctcaaaattacttttaaaacctTTCAATCAAACCTTTTAAACATTCCcttataaaaatttataatCGATCACCTTCACAATTTATTCTCAAAAAAGCAACactaaatcattaaaatttcaGCTTTATTTCATCTGCAACAAGATTCAAATTACCTCaccaaacaaattaataaaaaaaaaaactgcaccaACAATTTCACAATTTCACCTTTATTCCAACCGCATTAAGATTCAATTTGTCTCCATCAAAAATGTTCCAGTAGCTTGCTTTTTTATCCATAATACGTtaatgtcataaaaaatattgattggtCGCCATTTTGTTTGCAAAAAAAACAAGGTGGTTGTCAATGTCATTCATACATTATCGTTGCATCTTAAGAATGTGATTTTTTCTTCTTATTATATGTTGTATGTGTCGTATGTGTAATATTTGGTTTATGTATGTGTGAGAATTATTTCATGtctttaatttcatatttaagtCATCAAAACTAGCTTCTATCAGCAGTTTCGTTTGCGTTCTGGATAAATACGTATCCTatgggtacttttccaccagagatgtgctatgtatagtcgtatttttaattagacGAAGTCGATTGACGTTTACTGTGTTGTCAGTTTTTGATGAAATAGAAATAGTGTTGCGAAATAGTGAATGAttgaaaaaacaattaaatgaatgaaattgcCTCAATTGTCCAGTGTATAGTTAGTGATTCGAACTGCCCATATCGGGTACGGGGTACGAATTTTAATCAGAATACATACCAATAGGTTTTCATTGACCATGTTTCTATACATAGTATCTACCTAAACATTAAGGAATTTATTTTGCGTTGCAACTTTTGAAACTGCCCTATATGTAGTTGCATtagagataataatataaaaataaaaacattgcttataaaatcatttatttttattcatcttCATCCTCCGATACAAAATCGTCACTATCACTTTCGgtcacattaataataaatctatctGAAATGTTGTCAATTATGTGGTCGAGACCGTacattttttcttcttcttttatgACGTGGGACACGCAGCTTTTCCATTTTCCTGCTGTGACAAGGTTAAGTCCTTcttcaaaaagatttttcacTTCCtgcattttaaatgttttgtttttccttGCCACATACCCTTTAGCCTGCGCCCATACCAACTCAATGGGGTTGAGCTCACAGTGGTATGGGGGCAGGCGTAATACGGTTATACCATGCTGCGCCGCCATCTCGTCCACAACAAACTTTTCACCGTGTTGGTGTTTATGTTGCCGTACAATTTCTATCAGTGTAGCTTTAATCATCGTGGtttcaaatgatatatttttgctCGTTAGCCACTCTTGAATTCTAGACTTAGTCCAGGACATTGTAGGAAACGATTCGAGTTTCCTGGAGTGATAGGGGGCATTATCTATAACCACTactgaatttggttttaattttggCAAGACTTCACTAAACCACTTCTCAAAGGCATCAGCATTCATTTCCTGGTGGTAATCGTCTTTGTTTTTTACAGATTCAAAAATCAATAGGCTGTCTTCTACGAATCCTTCTTCTCCGCCTATATGGCCTATGATTAAACGTTTGCCCTTTCCTGAAGGCTGTTTCAATCCAGTGGTCAAGCCATCTAAGAAGGCCTGGCGGGACGATAGCACTGTCTGGTCAATCCATGCCTTCTTTGGTGCATGACCTtaaattgagaaaaaaatattattgaaagtgTATACATGTACACGTTTATGTGCGTGGTTCGTCACATAATACTATTCCTACTTCACTATATTATTTTCACACATCAGAATTTATAGTCTTATAAGAAACACGTGTAATCCGTTAAATACAGTGTCGGTAACTAATTATAGGAATTTCGAAAACATTAACCTGATACAATTATTAAGTGTCGGAAgagtttttatttctaatccACAAAACCTACAGAAAGTACAATTTAAAGTagtaaaaacagaaaattataattaccttcGTTGATCCAGGTCTCATCTTGGTAATAAATATACCTTCCTTCTCTTCGATACTCTTTAATTTGTCGAAGGTATCGTTGGCGCCATAAAATAATGTCTTGTCGGTCAATTAAAATACTTTGCCTTGATTTGGTggcatatttaaaatttaaatgtttcattatttttcttaacgtACTCCAAGAAAAATTGGGCAAGTCGGTGTCTTCATTGACAACCTTCAGAACctgtaaagtaataattttttttttgagttagaAAGTTTATGCAATCTAATACTTTGATTTTACAAAGAACGTTATGGTAGACATAAATATAATGCAGTAGAAGAAATAAAGTTCAAGTTACCTTTGCAATGGTGGGTGGCTCATTAGCATAAAAAAACTGATGCACTTTTCGCCTTATAGCTGTAAAAGTGAAGTCGTCTAATTTGTCTTTGAAATTATGTTTCGGACCACGTTTTTCTGGAGACTTAAATTGTTCATTTTCTTTGTATTCTTTTAATACGCTGTACACCGAGGTCACACCAATTCCCAAAATATCTGCTGTTTTTGAAACACATTCCTGTTTTTCAGGAGTCTCGAAAGGTAATAATGTAGCAGCTTTCTCCTCAAATACGTGTTTGTACACGTTCTGTATCATCACTTTTTCAGTAACGCTTAAAGCAACCCGTGGTCTTTTTTTTCTCGGAGACAAGCTTTGGCTTGACGTGCTTGGCTGAGGATCCATATTGTCTGTACGAAACAATATAGTAACCACTATCacacaaataacaaacacaacgtaacgaaaaacttaacaaaaacaataacaaaacaacgtGAGCGCAGAAAAAATATACGTGCTATCAGACCGGAGGTTAGAAGccgaataacaaacaaaatggcGACCGACGCGCTCGGTGTCGATCAGTGTTGTCAGTATTCGCCGCACCGCGCTTTGTAATAAGCCGTCAAAAAactgatacaattttattgttaaatagaaataatattcttttatattttgaaataaatttcaCACTCATAGTTCATTCATTTGATTGAATGAGATCTGAAAGCATCACTATTACTTTTATTGTGgcaacattattttacaatttgacattaGCTATTGTCAATTGACTTCgtctaattaaaaatacgactatagctatgctacgtagatgcaatagctaagctgtgaaactatgt
The sequence above is a segment of the Spodoptera frugiperda isolate SF20-4 chromosome 21, AGI-APGP_CSIRO_Sfru_2.0, whole genome shotgun sequence genome. Coding sequences within it:
- the LOC118271364 gene encoding uncharacterized protein LOC118271364, with amino-acid sequence MDPQPSTSSQSLSPRKKRPRVALSVTEKVMIQNVYKHVFEEKAATLLPFETPEKQECVSKTADILGIGVTSVYSVLKEYKENEQFKSPEKRGPKHNFKDKLDDFTFTAIRRKVHQFFYANEPPTIAKVLKVVNEDTDLPNFSWSTLRKIMKHLNFKYATKSRQSILIDRQDIILWRQRYLRQIKEYRREGRYIYYQDETWINEGHAPKKAWIDQTVLSSRQAFLDGLTTGLKQPSGKGKRLIIGHIGGEEGFVEDSLLIFESVKNKDDYHQEMNADAFEKWFSEVLPKLKPNSVVVIDNAPYHSRKLESFPTMSWTKSRIQEWLTSKNISFETTMIKATLIEIVRQHKHQHGEKFVVDEMAAQHGITVLRLPPYHCELNPIELVWAQAKGYVARKNKTFKMQEVKNLFEEGLNLVTAGKWKSCVSHVIKEEEKMYGLDHIIDNISDRFIINVTESDSDDFVSEDEDE